DNA sequence from the Vibrio sp. BS-M-Sm-2 genome:
TGCGGACATGCCTGAATCGGAAGATGCGCTTAAAGAGATTGGTTTATTCTTCAGTAAGCATATCAATTAGTTTTAGTTTGCCAGAGGCTCCAAAATAAGTGACCAATATGAAGTAACTTGATGTTAAAGAGTTACTTCTCAGGCTGAATCACCTTATCGAAGAAATTTTGTATTGTTTGGTGCAGCAGTTGGTTTAGTGGAAAACCACGTTTAGATTGCAGGTATCCACCGTTAATTTGAATCGATCTCATCTCTTTTGGAATAGACGGAAGAGGGTAGCAACTTAGTTCGGGCTCATTCTCAGTCACTAACGTACTACCAAAAGACAAGGCGTCAGAATGTTTTAATTTATTGAGTAAAACTCGAATACTGTGAGTCGTTAAAACGATATTTGCTTTATACCCTCTTGCTAAATAAAAGTCTTCAACCGGGGCGCGTTTTGAGTTAATCCCGTCAGCGAGTATCCGAGTGATAGGAAGGTGATGGATGTCTTCTAGGGCGGTACTCTTACTAAGTACTGGGTGATCTTTACGAGCAATGAGGCTGAGTTTTATTTCTTTTAAACGGTGCTGATAAATCTCTTGTGGCAATTGGAACTGAGAAAAAAGGAGCAAGTAATCTATTTGGCCATTAAGCATTTCATTTAAGCTTTGTTCTTGCCAATAAACTAATTTAAAACTGGCAGCAGGTAGTGCTTCTCTTAGAGCACTAAAAATACCATCTCCCCATTGCTCAAGCATGAAGATGTTCATTGCGATCGACACTTCACCTTTAAATTGCAGAGGGTCGAAATTTTGATAAGACTCGACGACTTTTAGTAGAGGTGTGAACATTTCATCGGCGGCTTCTGCAAGTTTTTCAGCTAGCTCAGAAGGCTCGACACCATGAGCTTTACGAATAAACAGTTGATCACCAAACGTTTCTCTCAGCTTAGCTAGACCACGACTGACGCTAGTTTGTGATATCCCCAATTTGTCTGCGGCCTGATGTGTGTTTCGTGTTTCTACAACCGCTTGCAATAGTTTCAGTAGGTTTAAATCTAAATCGCGAAGTTCTTTCATCGTTAGCCCTTAACTATTGAGAGTCTTCCATTGTAGTGTTGAACGCGGATGACGCAAACTCATTTTTCCCGCAGGTGTGTCAGTCTGTGTCAAACCGACTTAAACATAAATATAAGTATGGTTTACAGAAAGTTGCATATGTCACCGTTACTTGAGGTTTGGAACATATTTGCACCCTAATAGGATTATCGGAACGACCTTGATATTGTGTAATTGATAGTATCTAGGTTGCTATAGGTGATATTGGAGAGTCACCCAGCCATTTACAAAGTCCGTATATTGCTGTTCCTGCATTTAATCTTATTGTTAATGAGCCCAAATGATTAGCTCTGAACGTGTTGGGACAGTTTATTGTGCCAATGGTTTTACTAGAATCTATTTAAGTCTTCAGTGGTGGTAGTTCAATTCAGCCCTCGCTCTCTTAATGACTCAATATGTGTTAGGTAGTATTTTTCAATTAATACCCCGTAAGCTCCATATAACCAGAACCGGAGTGTGTTCCTTCAATTGAGATAGGCCCTTCCCAATAGGGAACTGACAGTGGCATTTTGGCATTTGGATTGAGTGCTGAGACGGTCAGTTCGATTTGTTGAGTTGGAATCGAAATTTGCCACTCTGTTGGGTAGTCACGCCCATCGATTTCAGTCTGTTTGGTGGCGATTAGGGTGATGTCTTGCTGTGAAATCGCGATGCCAGAACCATCTTGCTGCATCAATCTTGCGTGAGCATAACTGGCTTCGCCTGTTGTTGAGTTTCGAAGTTGAAATACCACCAAACTGGTTTCATCACCTAGCCTTAGCGCAAACCAATCCCAGCCTTGTTGCGAGTCGAGTAAAAACTGCGAGCTCCATTCTCTGTCTATCCAACCTTTGCCAGAAACTTGATGCGTGACTCCATCGATGATTACCTCGCCCGATACATTAATGAATGGTTGGCTGTAGTAATAGGAAGCTACTTTGCCATCGCTACTTTTGGTGCTGTAGCCTTGTTCGCCTTGCTTTTGATAAGGGGCGTTGTTGGTTAACTTAAGCGAGTAGCCAAACTGACCGGAATTAGCGTTCAAGGTTGCGGGGAACAGATCATCGCTTGACGATGTCCATTGCCAGTCATCGAGATAGACCCGAAATGGTGAAGCGCTTACACCTGCGAGTTCAGCTTGGTCGCGTGACCACTTCTCATCGGCGTAGTGTTTGTCTTTTGTGGTGACGGCGCTGTGTGCCATGTAGATTTGCTGACTTTGCCACGTAGTTTCCTTAGTGCCATTGCCACTTTCCTGTGGTGCAGCCGCGAAGCGGAACTGTGTCCACTGCAGGCCTAACGCATTGCCGTCTTCATCAATTAAGTTTGCGGTTAAATACCACCATTCATGACGAAAATCTGGGTGTGCTTGATGGTCGGCAGGGAAGGTGATGTCGATACCTTTTACTACCGGCGTGAATTGCTCAGCCTCTTTTTGTGTTTTATCGTCGGTTTGTGTTTCTGCGCCAAGTATCGAACCCATATTTTGAGCTGATGGTTGAGTGGACTCCTCACACCCTAAAAGGAGCAAGATGCCAAGTGTGAGAACGAAAACTCTCATTGATCGATTCATCACAACACCTCACTCTGCAAACTGGATACCACGGGTTTACTGACCAAACGCCACAGTGGAATCAAGGTCGCAATCACAGCCACTAAAATGGTGATGGTTGCGATGCTGGCTGCGTCACTCCAATTCCATACATAATTTAAACTCCAACCAAAGGCGCGCAGGGTAACGATGTCCGTTAACACATAACCGACCATAGCGCCGAGTGGTAAGGCGATAACCAGAGTGAAGGTGACCAGAACAACGATTTGCGTGACTACCATCACCATCAATTTTCTCTGACTAACACCGAGCGCATACAACCTTGCAATAGAGGCTTTGCGCGCATCGAGCAACATGAAACAGGCGCAGAACAACCCAATCACCGCCACCATTAAGGTGACGCCATTAAGCGCCCGAGTGATGGCAAAGGTTTGTGAGAATATATCTAAAGCGATCGATTTGATCTGCGCTTGATCGTAAAGCTGGCTAGGGTGCAAATTGAGTTGTTGGCGTAGTTGTTCGTGCATCACTTGTGGGTCGCCAGAGACTTTGATTCCCAAGCTGGTGGGTAGGTCAGTAAAGCCGCTTTCAAGCCATAAATCAGGTGCAAGCAACACTTCGCCATTCGGTGAGCCGTAATCGTGGAAAATCGCCCCGACGATGAGTGTTTTGTCTTGGATCGCGTCGAGCTTTAGTTGGCTTCCAAGGGACAAGCCGAGCTTCACCGCTGTAGGTTCGCTGATCGCCACGAATTCACCTTGGTAAAAGCGCGTCCAGAAATCATCAACGTGGGATTGGAACACCATGGTTTGCTCAAGTGTGTCTTTGTCTTTGGTGCCGAGCAAAATCGGTAAGCCCTGTAAGTTATCATCGACGTAGTATTGCTTATAGACGGTTTCAACGTTATCAAACTGGGCTAAGGCACGTTCAACATTGGCAATTTCACCTTGGGCCGGGCTAACGTAAATGTCGGCATGCAATCGCTGTTCAAGCCATTGCTTTAGAGTGGACTCAAAACTGCCAACTAAGGTATTCATTCCCATATTGGCGGTAACAGCAAGAAGCAGCGCCATCATGGCAAGGGAAAGAGGGGAGATCAGCTCACGCAGTTCAGCAAACAGATATTGTATTAAGCCCGATTGGGTGCGTTTTTCGCTCCAATTCGCTAGCACGCTGAGCGTTTTGGGGAGATACAAGGGAATCGACACCACTAACACACCGAGCCATGCCATGGTGAAGCTGTGGTGTTCGCTCAGCCATAACCCTGCTAACGCGACAATGGTTAATACTGACCCGATAACAAACAGCTGATTTTCGTTAGACGCTTCTGGCGCTTGATAGAAACCGCCATGGGAAGAGAGGGGTTGTCGCACCCGCTGTTTAAAGTGTTGCCAACACGCGACAAGCGTTGCGGCCAGCGTGAGTAGCAGTGCCTGCACTAACCATTGCCACTGCCATGTACCGGGAAGCAGTGTTGCACCATAAAGTTGCTCAAGCGTTATCGCGACGGTGGGATGTAGCCAATGGCTGAGTTGAATGCCGAGAATGAAACCAAGCGACGCGCCCAGTGTGACTAAAACAGTCAGCTCGACTAACAGAGCTGAAAACACGATGCTTGGCGCAATGCCGGCTTGTTGAATTTGCACCAACAGCCGATTACGTTTCAGCAAACTGTACTTCACAGCGTTGTAAGCGATGAATAGGCCAACCAAAAACGCCAACAAACTCATGGCGGTGAGGTTAAGGTGAAAGCTATCGGTAATTGAACCGAGATCCGTGCTTTGGTTGTTGGAAATCCATTGCCCTTGCTCACCTATGAGGCTCTGCCATTTATCCTGAGTATTACTATTAGTGTCGCTCTTAGTGTCAAAAATAGCGATATAGCTCAGTTGCCCTTGCTTGTTAAGCAATTGCTGAGCGAATCCAATGTCCATCAACATTCGGCTACCCAGTTGCCATTCATCTGGCAGTACCACAACCTTGGTGAGTACTTCATCCAAAGTGAGCGTGTCCACTTCGTCCAAACTCTGGTGCTGAGATTGACTCATCATCACAATGGGCTCACCCGCTAAGAGTTGCGGCAAAGGTAAGGCATTGTCGAACAGGGAAATGTTTGGCTCTTTGGTTTGAGTATTGCTTTTATCGTCGACGCGAGAGTGACGAGTTCTTGAAGTGAGGGCGGCGATCAACTCACTGCCTTGAACTGACCAACGTCGACCTTGTTCGTCTCTTACTCGCCCTTCTATAACGGGTAGCGCTGCGCTTAATCCACTTTGTCTTAAGTTGAAGTAGAGCGATTCCGGCAAATAGTTTTGCCCTGCTGGTGGAATGATAAGGTTGTGCGCTTGAGCGCTAAGTTGCTCGGTCGATTCTGCATAACTGCGCTTGGCATTGAGGTTGATGGCTTGCACTGCGACAAACAAGGTGACCGCTAACACAATGCCGATCAGAATCGCTGCGGCTTGTAGTGGTGATTGACGATAGTGCGCTGCGAATAGATTCAGAGTCAGTTTGGTATGGGTGAGCTGGTTCTGAACGAAGCCAGTTTGCTTCATTGGATTACTCACAACGCTGCTGCTCTTAGGGTTAGATCCGCGTTCTTTAAACAACCATCATCTAACACCAATTTTGTCTGCATAAAGCTGGCGCATTCTGGGCTGTGCGTAACCAAAAGCACGGCAGTGTTGCCTTGCGTGGTAATTTCACTGAGCAGCTTCATTACCTCAATACCTGCTTTGTGGTCGAGGTTGCCTGTGGGTTCGTCGGCAAGCAGTAGTTTGGGTTTGTGTGCTAGTGCACGCGCTATTGCGACTCGTTGTTGCTGACCGCCAGAGAGTGCGGATACATGTCTTTCGAGTAGCTCGCTGATACCCAATGCATCAACTAAATAGTCGCACCAGTCGCTCCATTTCTGTTGATTTAAATGAAGAGGGAAGGCGATGTTTTGTTTTACGTTGAGTGGGGTTAACAAGTTGAACTGTTGAAAGATAACGCCTAATTTTTGATGGCGGAATCGGCTCCACTGTGGATCTTTCCAATTTAATGTATTTTCGCCATCGAGCCACAACTCGCCACCAGATAGAGGTTCAAAGCCCGCAATGATGTTCAGCAGAGTACTCTTCCCACTGCCACTCGCCCCTGTTAAAGCCACGCTTGCCCTTGTCGCCAAAGCGAAGTCGACATTGTCCAACACGTGATGGATATCTTTACCATCAACAAAGCTTTTGCTGGCATGTGTGAGTGTGACAATTGGGCTTTCCATTTCCTTTCCTTATAACCAAAAATTACCATCAAAAGGTGTCGTTACTTGTGGCAATTACCAAAACGGCAAGCTCTATAAAACTGTAGACAACAATTTCAAACAATAGAGCGATTTATATCGAATTATTAATAACTTGTACTTCAAAAAGAGGGAAATAGATCAGTGAGAGGGAGAATACAGTTGGTGGTGGGAGCTTAGAGTCACTATGGAGGCTTTTGGATTTATCGTTAGATGGTTCGTGATCTCGTTTAAGTGCAATAAATCGTAGCTCAACTTATTAAACGTTTTATTTATGAAAGCGGAGTGGGTTGGTGCTGTTTCCTAGCTTGTTTTGTCCCAAAGCTAGTTAACGTTATTACTCATTTACAAGCTGTTAATGTCAACTCGTGATACGTTGGCTAATGATATGGCTGTAACTATATTAATGTAAATTAGCTTATAATATTAACTAGTTTCTATGAATAACTTTGACTATTGTGATTTATAGATACTACTGCCTCTACTTCCAGACCATCGTATAAGGCTACTTTTTTTGAATTCTTCCCCATCAACAAGCTTTCTCCAAACTCCAGACTCTCTAATAACTATTATTCCATTACATTTAACTAAATAACTCATCTCCCTCTCTTCCATAATCATATAAATACATTCAATTTTTGATTTGCATATTTCTCTTTCAAATAATTGAGTAGCATTTATTTCTTGGGAGAAATTATCATCAAGCTCTACAGCATCAGTCCGTGAAAATGGCTTAAATATTGATTGAAGAACATAGAAATCAGTAATGGTGTCATCGTTTATATATTTTGATTTGTGTAACAGTTTTACTATTTCCAAGAACAAGGATAGCTTTGTCCTGACTGTCATAGATAGTGAAACATCATGTTCAATCAATTTATAGCAATGTAGAACCATATGTTCAATTATTGATGACAATGTCTTGTAATCACTATTATAAGGATGCTCTCTAAGAGTGATTATCAAATCACTCTCACTTTCTTCATTTAGCATTTCTTTTAGGTAAATCATTCGATTAGACCAAGGAACAACCGTTCTACATTATTTCGGTGTTTAAGTTTGATTATTTTATTGTCAAAATCATGAACCCAAGATTGTATGTCGTCATTCAGGCGAAATCCTACATTAACATCTGGAACAGGCTTAATGTCTGTCATTATTTCAAATGCAAGATCAGACATATGATTTAGTGATTGAGTTGTATTATCAATATCTCTAGTTTGTTGCAAAAATCTAATTTGCTCATTTGTTGATTCCCGAGAGATATTTATCTGCTGGATTATTAATATGATAGTGAAAAATGCAAGAAACGGCCCGACAACCCCACCTAAATAAGTACCAAAGTTGGCCCAATCTTGAGTATCGCCAGACAGTCCAAATTTGATAAACTTGTATGAGTATGGTAACAACGCCAATATTAAAACAATGGCTATCATTAACGAAGCTGTTTTGATTGATATGTTGGAAAGTTTCACTAGCAAATAATCTCTATAATCACCTTAAACAATTCTCCATTATATGAAATTATCACATCGGTTAAAACACACTCAGTGATATTTACACTTTCATCAATAACACCTTAAGCCATATCAATTATCAACAGTATCTGATTGTTCATGTACCTGTAGAATTAAACTTTCATACTTTACCTAATCTGATTCTACTGGGGGGAGTGCAATTTCAAACTTGGTTCTGTCCAACTACGAGTTAGCCTTTGCAGCTCATTCATCCAATATCAACCGCTTTACTCAGTACAGATGTAATGTTGGAAGATGGAAACGACAACGACTTAACCACGCTCTAAGCGTCGTTAAGTCGTTATTGGTTTGAGGTCAGAGCTTAATTGAGCGCTTTGATCAGAGTGATTTCGCGTTTGATCTGCTTACTCTCTTGCTCAGTTGCTTGCGCCAGTTTCTTTTCGCGTGTGGTTATGGCTGCTTGTTTGGCTTCGTCAGATGTGAACATCAGTTCTTTCACGTTAATAGAAGCGATGTTTGTGTAGCGGCCATCGTCACTGGTTGGGATTGATATGGTTTCATCATTAATCAATGATTTTACGATTTCACGCTGTTCATTGTAACGGCTCTCTAAACCAGAAAGTGCCCAACGCTGCTGAGGCTTTCCTTCATACTGACCGTTCTTTTCTTCTTTAAGATACTTGATGGTCATATTACGGATTGTGCCTGCTTCTTCTCCATACTCGGCTTCAGTATCAAAGAGTACAGGGAACGATTCACCCTCTAGCACGCCGCCTTGCTTGGTTAGATGACCCATTCGATAGCTATTCATACCAATGCGGATTTCTGTTTCATCTTTTACCGGTGTGCCATCAGCAAACGCGAGGTTGGTGATGCGTGTACCTGCAGGCTGAGTGAGGTCGATGGTATAAGTTACGCCCGCGAAGAAGTCATTGGTCGAATATTTTGAAGCTCTACGTTCAGGGTTAAAGCTGTAGGTCACATCGCCGGGTTGTACTGAGTTGAAGTAGCCCGCAGACCATTCCATGTAGGTTCTTAACTCTTTGCCTGTCATCTGGTAGACAGTGATTTCGCCACCAGCATATTGGTAGTTGTACGCGATGTCTTTGGCTTTGATTGGGCCAACATCGAGCTCTGCATTGTCATTGTCTATTTGAAGTGCGATGACATTGGCTTTAGGTGCATAGAAGAAGCTCGCTTCTTGGTATAGCGCACTGATGCCTGTGTCTTGAACATGGACTTGAGGGATACCGCGGATTTCGTTTTCAGGGACTAAATCAACGCCGGTAAGCTGAGCGACAGGTCGATTCGCCATTTCTCGGAGTTGTTTATGATAAGGCTGGTATAGCTCGTCCATATTCTCATCAGAATCGATACCTTTGATTTTATAAGTGAAGCTGTCTTTGTTGACGAGAGTGAATGTGCCATCGCGCTCTTCAAATTGAAGATCGATACGAGATAGGGCTCGGCCATATTTGTCGGGCTCAGTAATGATAACGCCATTCACAACGGCCTTATCGATGCGAGTGTGCATGTGACCAGCGACGATGGCATCAAGCTCTGGGTTTGCATTGGCAATGTCGGTGACACCGGTGTCGGCAATGTCATTCTCGTTCTCAATCCCCATATGGGCAACCAATACGATAGCATCCACTTTATCATCAATCTCTTTGACGATTTTCTTCACTTCCAAGGTTGGATTAGTGAAAGTGACGCCTTCTAAACGGTTTGTACCTTGCGCAAAGACCTCCGTCATTGGGGTATCCATTCCGATCACGCCGATCTTAATGCCACCGCGTTCTAGAATGGTGTAACCCGGTAAGAATGGATTTCCGTTTTTGTTCTTGATGTTGCCGCCGAGAGACTGCCCTTTAAATTGGGTAACGGCTCTGTTGAGCGTTTTAAGGCCAAAGTCGAATTCGTGGTTACCTAAAACCCATACATCGTATTTCATGTGATTAAAGCCAAGCATCATTGGATCAACGGGCTCGTCTTTGAAGGTTTCTACGAAGTTGCCTTGGATGGTGTCGCCAGCGTCGACAAGGATAATGTTAGATTGCTCTTTGCGGATCTCACCAACCTTGGTCGCGATTTGGCTCAAGCTACCACGAGTGTTGAGTTTATCTGCCGCGTAATCCCACGCCATAAAATGACCGTGGATATCTGAAGTACCCAGTATCGTGACATCGTGTATGTCGCCATCAGCTGCAAAGGTGGGAAAGGCTAGAGAGAGTAGGATGGCGCTTGATAGTATGTGTCTTTTCATAAGTATGTTCACATCGTGGTTTTAAGTATGACGCTACCATATAGAATCGAGATTACCTTATGGGTGATCAGTGTCATATTTATAGTGATGTAACTTACTGATGTTTCAAATAAATGTGATTCATGACCATCTCGTAACCACTTAAGTTACGATGAAACTCACTACAACTCTTCGCTATCTTTTAATACTCCGAATTCTTTGATCAAATTTTCTATGCGTTGGTGTATTAATAAGCACGTTTGTAAGCTGTTGAACGTCTTGCCTGTTGAGGTAAAAAAGGTATATCGTCCAACTTTCACTTACTGTGGCTGTAATATGATCTTGCCGTTCAAGCGTGTGGTTTTCGATTCAATGAGATCAATCGCGGTTTGCACTTCATCGAATGGCAGATAGCGGTCGACGTCGAGCTGAATGTCGTTTGTGATGAAGTGATCTAGCATGGTCGTGAACTTTTCACGGCGAACATCTTTACCTTCCGCTTCTTCCCAATAACGTAAGAAGAAGGTGCTGAAATCGATGTGTTGGCTTTTCGCGTATTCAAAGAAGCGTGGTTCGTAAAAATCCAGCGACAGCGTCCCATAGTTGATAAAGCGCCCATTGTTGCCAAGGGTGTGAATAAGATCGGTTCCGGGTGAACCGCCAATCGCATCAAAGGCAACGGTTGGCATAGGCAAGCCTAACTCCTTGATTTGAGAAACTAGATCAGCGTTCGCATCTAACACCCAACTGGAAGTGGTTGGGTATTGTGTCGGCTGTGATGTAACGACAATGATTTTGAAGCCGAGTGATGCTGATAACTGGGAAAAGATCTTACCGATGGCAGAGCTGCCTGCGTTGATGATCAACACATCTTCTTGGGTTAGCTTCGCTACTTCTGTCGTCAATACCCATGCGGTTAGCGCATTAATGTACAACTGACAGGCGTAGCCATTATCTAGATGCTGAGGAATTTGGAACAGGTCATCTGGTGATACATCGACGTAGTTCTGCCATGTTCCACTGGTTGCCACAAGCACTCGCTGATCCATTGCAAACTCAGCATTGCAGGACTCTACAACCCTTCCTACCGCTTCAAATCCCGGTACTCTCGGCGGCTGGTGGCTATGTTTGTATTGGCCCACACCATAAATCGACAACAGATCACTAGGATTAATGTTAGTGGCTTCAATTTGTACTCGAACTTTATCTTTGTCTAGTGCCCCTAAAGCGACATGTTCTAACTTGAGAGATTCTTTTGGCTGACCGAAACGGAACTGGCTAA
Encoded proteins:
- a CDS encoding LysR family transcriptional regulator; protein product: MKELRDLDLNLLKLLQAVVETRNTHQAADKLGISQTSVSRGLAKLRETFGDQLFIRKAHGVEPSELAEKLAEAADEMFTPLLKVVESYQNFDPLQFKGEVSIAMNIFMLEQWGDGIFSALREALPAASFKLVYWQEQSLNEMLNGQIDYLLLFSQFQLPQEIYQHRLKEIKLSLIARKDHPVLSKSTALEDIHHLPITRILADGINSKRAPVEDFYLARGYKANIVLTTHSIRVLLNKLKHSDALSFGSTLVTENEPELSCYPLPSIPKEMRSIQINGGYLQSKRGFPLNQLLHQTIQNFFDKVIQPEK
- a CDS encoding lipocalin-like domain-containing protein: MNRSMRVFVLTLGILLLLGCEESTQPSAQNMGSILGAETQTDDKTQKEAEQFTPVVKGIDITFPADHQAHPDFRHEWWYLTANLIDEDGNALGLQWTQFRFAAAPQESGNGTKETTWQSQQIYMAHSAVTTKDKHYADEKWSRDQAELAGVSASPFRVYLDDWQWTSSSDDLFPATLNANSGQFGYSLKLTNNAPYQKQGEQGYSTKSSDGKVASYYYSQPFINVSGEVIIDGVTHQVSGKGWIDREWSSQFLLDSQQGWDWFALRLGDETSLVVFQLRNSTTGEASYAHARLMQQDGSGIAISQQDITLIATKQTEIDGRDYPTEWQISIPTQQIELTVSALNPNAKMPLSVPYWEGPISIEGTHSGSGYMELTGY
- a CDS encoding FtsX-like permease family protein translates to MKQTGFVQNQLTHTKLTLNLFAAHYRQSPLQAAAILIGIVLAVTLFVAVQAINLNAKRSYAESTEQLSAQAHNLIIPPAGQNYLPESLYFNLRQSGLSAALPVIEGRVRDEQGRRWSVQGSELIAALTSRTRHSRVDDKSNTQTKEPNISLFDNALPLPQLLAGEPIVMMSQSQHQSLDEVDTLTLDEVLTKVVVLPDEWQLGSRMLMDIGFAQQLLNKQGQLSYIAIFDTKSDTNSNTQDKWQSLIGEQGQWISNNQSTDLGSITDSFHLNLTAMSLLAFLVGLFIAYNAVKYSLLKRNRLLVQIQQAGIAPSIVFSALLVELTVLVTLGASLGFILGIQLSHWLHPTVAITLEQLYGATLLPGTWQWQWLVQALLLTLAATLVACWQHFKQRVRQPLSSHGGFYQAPEASNENQLFVIGSVLTIVALAGLWLSEHHSFTMAWLGVLVVSIPLYLPKTLSVLANWSEKRTQSGLIQYLFAELRELISPLSLAMMALLLAVTANMGMNTLVGSFESTLKQWLEQRLHADIYVSPAQGEIANVERALAQFDNVETVYKQYYVDDNLQGLPILLGTKDKDTLEQTMVFQSHVDDFWTRFYQGEFVAISEPTAVKLGLSLGSQLKLDAIQDKTLIVGAIFHDYGSPNGEVLLAPDLWLESGFTDLPTSLGIKVSGDPQVMHEQLRQQLNLHPSQLYDQAQIKSIALDIFSQTFAITRALNGVTLMVAVIGLFCACFMLLDARKASIARLYALGVSQRKLMVMVVTQIVVLVTFTLVIALPLGAMVGYVLTDIVTLRAFGWSLNYVWNWSDAASIATITILVAVIATLIPLWRLVSKPVVSSLQSEVL
- a CDS encoding ABC transporter ATP-binding protein, yielding MESPIVTLTHASKSFVDGKDIHHVLDNVDFALATRASVALTGASGSGKSTLLNIIAGFEPLSGGELWLDGENTLNWKDPQWSRFRHQKLGVIFQQFNLLTPLNVKQNIAFPLHLNQQKWSDWCDYLVDALGISELLERHVSALSGGQQQRVAIARALAHKPKLLLADEPTGNLDHKAGIEVMKLLSEITTQGNTAVLLVTHSPECASFMQTKLVLDDGCLKNADLTLRAAAL
- a CDS encoding bifunctional UDP-sugar hydrolase/5'-nucleotidase — translated: MKRHILSSAILLSLAFPTFAADGDIHDVTILGTSDIHGHFMAWDYAADKLNTRGSLSQIATKVGEIRKEQSNIILVDAGDTIQGNFVETFKDEPVDPMMLGFNHMKYDVWVLGNHEFDFGLKTLNRAVTQFKGQSLGGNIKNKNGNPFLPGYTILERGGIKIGVIGMDTPMTEVFAQGTNRLEGVTFTNPTLEVKKIVKEIDDKVDAIVLVAHMGIENENDIADTGVTDIANANPELDAIVAGHMHTRIDKAVVNGVIITEPDKYGRALSRIDLQFEERDGTFTLVNKDSFTYKIKGIDSDENMDELYQPYHKQLREMANRPVAQLTGVDLVPENEIRGIPQVHVQDTGISALYQEASFFYAPKANVIALQIDNDNAELDVGPIKAKDIAYNYQYAGGEITVYQMTGKELRTYMEWSAGYFNSVQPGDVTYSFNPERRASKYSTNDFFAGVTYTIDLTQPAGTRITNLAFADGTPVKDETEIRIGMNSYRMGHLTKQGGVLEGESFPVLFDTEAEYGEEAGTIRNMTIKYLKEEKNGQYEGKPQQRWALSGLESRYNEQREIVKSLINDETISIPTSDDGRYTNIASINVKELMFTSDEAKQAAITTREKKLAQATEQESKQIKREITLIKALN
- a CDS encoding zinc-dependent alcohol dehydrogenase family protein; the protein is MTDTKQNTRISQFRFGQPKESLKLEHVALGALDKDKVRVQIEATNINPSDLLSIYGVGQYKHSHQPPRVPGFEAVGRVVESCNAEFAMDQRVLVATSGTWQNYVDVSPDDLFQIPQHLDNGYACQLYINALTAWVLTTEVAKLTQEDVLIINAGSSAIGKIFSQLSASLGFKIIVVTSQPTQYPTTSSWVLDANADLVSQIKELGLPMPTVAFDAIGGSPGTDLIHTLGNNGRFINYGTLSLDFYEPRFFEYAKSQHIDFSTFFLRYWEEAEGKDVRREKFTTMLDHFITNDIQLDVDRYLPFDEVQTAIDLIESKTTRLNGKIILQPQ